The window CCAAGAAGCTGAAGAAGGGCAAGGGCTTCGACCTCGAAGACTTCCGCGATCAGCTGCAACAAATGAAGAACATGGGCGGCCTCGGCGGCCTCATGGACAAACTGCCGAGCATCGGTGGCGTGAACCTGGCGCAGATGGGCAATGCCCAGGGCGCGGCTGAAAAGCAGTTCAAGCAGATGGAAGCCATCATCAACTCCATGACCCCGGCCGAGCGCCGCGACCCTGAGCTGATCAGCGGTTCGCGCAAACGCCGCATCGCCATGGGGTCCGGTACCCAGGTGCAGGACATCGGTCGCTTGATCAAGCAGCACAAGCAGATGCAGAAGATGATGAAGAAATTCTCCGCCAAGGGCGGGATGGCCAAGATGATGCGCGGCATGGGCGGTATGTTGCCCGGCGGCGGCATGCCGAAAATGTAAAGAATCTGCGCCGGCTGTCATGCCGGCGTTGCCCCGCACGGATGCGGGGATCTCCAGCAAACCCGTGCTGCACGGGAGCTGACCTGCCGTTTTTCATGACGGCTCTATGGCAAATCTTGATCGCATGGCGCCAGGCGCCGGAAAAAGACATTTGCAAAAGTCCGGATATTCCTTAGAATATGCGGCCTTTCGGGCACCTATGCCCGCTGTGCATTTAGATTTGCAGCACCGACTACAGGAACGATGTTCACATGCTAACAATCCGTCTTGCCCTTGGCGGCTCCAAAAAGCGCCCGTTTTACCACCTGACCGTAACCGACAGCCGCAACCCGCGTGACGGTTCCCACAAGGAGCAGGTTGGTTTCTTCAACCCTGTTGCCCGTGGTCAGGAAGTTCGTCTGTCCGTGAACCAAGAGCGCGTAGCCTACTGGCTGAGCGTTGGTGCACAACCTTCTGAGCGTGTTGCTCAGTTGTTGAAGGAATCGGCTAAGGCTGCGGCCTGAGCAATATGAGCGCGACGCCAAAAGATGCTGATGATTTGATCGTTGTCGGCAAAATCTATTCTGTTCATGGCGTTCGCGGCGAAGTGAAGGTGTATTCCTTTACTGATCCGATCAAAAACCTGTTGGACTACAAAACCTGGACGCTCAAGCGCGAAGGTAGCGTGAAACAGGTTGAGCTGGTCAGCGGACGTGGGAACGACAAGTTCCTGGTCGCAAAGCTCAAGGATCTCGATGATCGTGAAGAAGCGCGTCTTCTGGCCGGTTTTGAGATCTGCGTGCCACGCAAC is drawn from Pseudomonas rhizophila and contains these coding sequences:
- the rimM gene encoding ribosome maturation factor RimM (Essential for efficient processing of 16S rRNA), whose product is MSATPKDADDLIVVGKIYSVHGVRGEVKVYSFTDPIKNLLDYKTWTLKREGSVKQVELVSGRGNDKFLVAKLKDLDDREEARLLAGFEICVPRNLFPELTDGEYYWYQLVGLKVIDHLGQLLGKIDHLLETGSNDVMVVKPCVGSLDDRERLLPYTEQCVLAVDLAAGEMKVEWDADF
- the rpsP gene encoding 30S ribosomal protein S16 is translated as MLTIRLALGGSKKRPFYHLTVTDSRNPRDGSHKEQVGFFNPVARGQEVRLSVNQERVAYWLSVGAQPSERVAQLLKESAKAAA